From Catharus ustulatus isolate bCatUst1 chromosome 6, bCatUst1.pri.v2, whole genome shotgun sequence, a single genomic window includes:
- the ALKBH1 gene encoding nucleic acid dioxygenase ALKBH1, giving the protein MAAALTREGGEDAFRRLFRFYRQRDASDLRGVVDFSAPGGQVFRSQLSVSSVSDQDAYRAGLKPVSQWKAYGLSGYPGFIFIPNPFLPGCQRHWVKQCLKLYPEKPNVCNLDLHMAPEKTTDLWGQSKEQLRRKGSSKWEPRSLLEKLRWVTLGYHYNWETKKYSANHHTPFPSDLAFLSEQVAAACGFRGFQAQAGILNYYHFDSSLGIHVDESELDHSRPLLSFSFGQSSIFLLGGLKREEAPTAMFMHSGDIMVMSGFSRLLYHAVPRVLPNPEGTALPSCLDQAPSSDLPVGSVIEHSSDEDWQVCAKYLQSSRINMTIRQVLAEGQKFPEESGTNGKGQAPSEDSYHEDSKAKRHKPNTVS; this is encoded by the exons ATGGCGGCGGCCCTGACCCGTGAGGGCGGGGAGGATGCGTTCCGCCGGCTTTTTCGCTTCTATCGGCAGCGCGACGCGTCCGACCTGCGGGGTGTGGTGGACTTCTCCGCGCCGGGGGGCCAG GTGTTCAGATCACAGCTCAGTGTTTCTTCAGTCAGTGATCAAGATGCCTACAGAGCAGGATTAAAGCCAGTTAGCCAGTGGAAAGCCTATGGCCTCAGTGGGTATCCAG GCTTTATTTTCATACCAAACCCTTTCCTTCCGGGCTGCCAGCGTCATTGGGTGAAGCAGTGTCTCAAGCTATACCCTGAGAAACCCAATGTCTGCAACCTGGACCTGCACATGGCTCCTGAGAAGACCACTGACCTCTGGGGACAGAgtaaggagcagctgag AAGGAAAGGTTCCAGTAAATGGGAGCCCAGGAGCCTATTGGAGAAGCTGCGCTGGGTGACGCTTGGTTACCATTATAACTGGGAGACTAAG AAGTACTCAGCAAATCACCACACTCCTTTCCCCTCAGACCTCGCATTCCTATCAGAACAAgtggctgcagcctgtgggtTTCGGGGTTTCCAAGCCCAAGCAGGGATTTTGAACTACTATCATTTTGACTCTTCACTGGGAATTCATGTGGATGAGTCTGAACTAGACCATTCTCGGCCCCTGTTATCATTCAG TTTTGGGCAATCCTCCATATTTTTGCTTGGGGGCCTGAAGCGGGAGGAGGCCCCAACAGCAATGTTCATGCACAGCGGAGATATCATGGTGATGTCTGGCTTCAGCCGCCTGCTGTACCATGCCGTCCCCCGAGTCCTCCCCAACCCtgaggggacagctctgccttcaTGCCTCGACCAAGCTCCTTCTTCAGACCTTCCTGTTGGCTCAGTGATTGAGCACAGCTCTGATGAGGATTGGCAGGTGTGTGCCAAGTACCTACAGTCCTCCCGCATCAACATGACTATTCGACAGGTGTTGGCTGAGGGGCAGAAATTTCCAGAGGAATCTGGGACAAATGGAAAGGGCCAAGCACCCTCTGAAGACAGTTATCATGAGGACAGCAAAGCCAAAAGACATAAACCAAACACAGTCAGCTGA